The nucleotide window CAATAACCATTTCCGATATTATTAATACCGCGACCACATAAACCGGTTTGGGATATGTGAATTCAATATATGATTGAGGTTCAGGTTGCGCCAAAGAAAAATAAAAAATATAGACCAGAAGCTTGCGAGCCATACGCGGTATCTTGTGAATAACCCGACTGAGAACAGGGGCAAATGGGGTGATGTTTTTGATAATGGACATCCCATTTATGCTGAGTTCGGCTGCGGAAGAGGGCAGTTCAGTATGAGCATGGCAAACAAATATCCTGAACGCAACTATATCGGGTTTGAATCCAGGGGGAGCATAATAATCCGTGCCCTTGAAAAGGCCGTAAGCGCTGATAAAAACAATATCCTGTTTGTGAATGAAAACGTTATTGATGTAAACGCATACTTTGATCAGGGTGAACTCTCAGGTATATATCTTAATTTCAGCGACCCCTGGCCCAAAAAGGGTTATGCAAAGAGGCGTCTTACCCACAGGAGATTTCTTGAAGGTTACAAAAAGGCGCTCAGACCTGGGGGATTTATTGAATTCAAGACCGACAATGTTGAACTATTTTCATTTACACTGGATGAGTGCAGAGAAAGCAACATGAATATCATAGAGGTAACAGATGACCTGCATAGCACAGACCTTGATGCTCGCCTTGTAACCACAGAATATGAAGATAACTTCCGCACAATGGGTAAAAAGATCTGCTACCTGAAGATAGAGGTTTAACCGGGGCAGTTAGATCCC belongs to Desulfatiglans sp. and includes:
- the trmB gene encoding tRNA (guanosine(46)-N7)-methyltransferase TrmB, translated to MRQRKIKNIDQKLASHTRYLVNNPTENRGKWGDVFDNGHPIYAEFGCGRGQFSMSMANKYPERNYIGFESRGSIIIRALEKAVSADKNNILFVNENVIDVNAYFDQGELSGIYLNFSDPWPKKGYAKRRLTHRRFLEGYKKALRPGGFIEFKTDNVELFSFTLDECRESNMNIIEVTDDLHSTDLDARLVTTEYEDNFRTMGKKICYLKIEV